From the genome of Candidatus Nanopelagicales bacterium, one region includes:
- a CDS encoding two pore domain potassium channel family protein, producing MAMPAISEVGKRRLLMTGLRMATATVLLLVIYAVAPIGNHPNESIIVRLTIALFIFAAVLAWELRAIVTHNFPQLRALSALAVILPLFLVTFAWIYLTASISQPDLFNVPLTRTSAFYFTVTVFTTVGFGDITPKSSLGQMVVTVQMLLNLALIAVGIRAIFGAASVGEARRQDQPTGSEPKPGGGVASG from the coding sequence GTGGCAATGCCTGCGATCTCCGAAGTCGGCAAACGGCGTCTGCTGATGACCGGCCTGAGAATGGCAACGGCCACCGTGCTGTTGCTAGTGATCTACGCTGTCGCACCGATCGGCAACCACCCCAACGAATCGATCATCGTGCGCCTGACGATCGCACTGTTCATCTTCGCGGCGGTTTTGGCGTGGGAGCTTCGGGCGATCGTGACCCACAACTTCCCGCAACTTCGGGCCCTCAGCGCGCTAGCCGTCATCCTGCCGCTGTTCCTGGTCACGTTCGCCTGGATCTACTTGACGGCATCGATTTCACAGCCGGATCTGTTCAACGTTCCGCTGACCCGAACGAGCGCCTTCTACTTCACCGTGACGGTGTTCACCACCGTTGGCTTCGGCGACATCACCCCAAAGTCGAGCCTCGGCCAGATGGTGGTGACTGTGCAGATGCTGCTCAATCTCGCACTCATCGCTGTGGGCATCAGAGCGATTTTCGGTGCTGCCTCCGTCGGCGAGGCTCGGCGACAAGACCAGCCGACAGGCTCCGAACCGAAGCCCGGCGGCGGGGTGGCCTCCGGGTAA